A single Chitinivibrionia bacterium DNA region contains:
- a CDS encoding flagellin encodes ESQIRDVDFANQTSRFTTNQILTQSATSMLAQANASTQGVLSLLR; translated from the coding sequence CGGAAAGCCAAATCAGAGACGTGGACTTTGCAAACCAAACGTCAAGATTTACAACGAACCAGATTCTTACGCAATCTGCAACGTCGATGTTGGCTCAGGCAAACGCTTCTACTCAAGGGGTATTGTCGCTTCTTCGA